The following are from one region of the Mesotoga sp. UBA6090 genome:
- a CDS encoding LacI family DNA-binding transcriptional regulator, whose product MATLREISEASGVSISTVSRVLNNDGRISEATKKKVLRIAKKLGYSGEIANWPGSKVVMFFVSNPHRSIESDEFFSGVQRGILRGAGGSDIHCLVQSIRSRKSFDESLIPLDLVEGLIVGGIPMPDDLKTFLSAVKIPVVLIGKYAGLEYLASVNNDNARGGYLAANEIIKHDYSSITIITGPRNVSTFADRLEGFFKCLSENSFPFDQVKIIECNSFEERDGRQAIESHSITPGKKEVIFCTTDWLAKGVIEALQERKVSIPSEIGVIGFGGLDFCKMISPRITTVALNPYLLGRIAVTLLQELMDGNSESKGVVFVEPFLMEGETLRGEK is encoded by the coding sequence GTGGCGACTCTAAGAGAGATCTCTGAAGCGTCTGGCGTATCCATTTCGACCGTATCAAGAGTACTTAACAATGACGGACGAATCAGCGAAGCCACAAAGAAGAAGGTCTTGAGAATTGCAAAGAAGCTCGGATACTCAGGTGAGATAGCCAATTGGCCTGGGAGTAAGGTTGTCATGTTCTTTGTTAGCAATCCTCACAGATCAATCGAAAGCGACGAATTCTTCTCTGGAGTCCAGCGAGGAATATTGAGAGGAGCTGGAGGGTCGGATATTCACTGCCTGGTTCAGTCAATTAGAAGCAGAAAGAGCTTCGATGAATCGCTTATTCCACTTGATCTTGTCGAAGGCTTGATCGTTGGAGGCATCCCCATGCCTGACGATCTAAAAACGTTCCTATCGGCGGTAAAGATTCCGGTAGTCTTAATAGGCAAATATGCAGGTCTGGAATACTTAGCTTCTGTAAACAATGACAATGCGAGAGGTGGCTATCTCGCCGCAAATGAGATTATCAAACATGACTACTCCTCAATTACCATTATCACAGGACCAAGAAACGTCTCGACATTCGCCGACAGACTGGAAGGCTTCTTCAAATGTTTGAGCGAAAACAGCTTCCCATTTGACCAGGTGAAAATTATTGAATGCAACTCCTTCGAAGAGAGAGACGGAAGACAAGCCATCGAAAGTCATTCCATAACACCGGGAAAGAAGGAAGTCATTTTCTGCACGACCGATTGGCTTGCAAAAGGTGTGATCGAGGCTCTGCAAGAAAGGAAGGTCTCTATTCCTTCAGAGATAGGCGTTATTGGATTTGGAGGACTAGATTTCTGCAAAATGATCTCACCAAGAATAACTACCGTCGCACTGAATCCCTATCTTCTTGGAAGAATCGCCGTAACCCTGCTTCAGGAATTGATGGATGGCAATTCCGAATCAAAGGGAGTTGTGTTTGTGGAACCGTTCTTGATGGAAGGTGAAACTCTAAGGGGGGAGAAGTAA
- a CDS encoding ABC transporter substrate-binding protein, protein MKKWLLIMIICLALGFTALGKTKVTVWFAGTPEALMEAVDDRLVPAFEKGNPDIELAVEYIPWGELSTKLTTAFAGGIGPDIFMHGQAAIAGFAETGVIMSIDSLIDKLEDPEDFGGTLSVGLYRGKNFMVPVFGSGRLLAYREDFFVESGLDPDEPPLTWEQLRAYAEALTIYESGRLVRAGLDIPVSGIDLQQVWTGFLIANNGALFDNDFNPTFNDQSGVEALEYYVDLIREAKVASEYGLTPVGNLAPIAAGTAAICFMNNESLAAIKEYSPDVYSKIRLSFPPARYERAGFYSFAGFIVSNSTKNLEATAKALTFLTSKEGLIEINTALGSLPPRQSGVEAEYIANDPNLMKFVEGSKYAYGNPNVPFWVQARDIISKYLERAIMGVITPKDALDGAAEEISKLK, encoded by the coding sequence ATGAAAAAATGGTTATTGATTATGATCATCTGTCTTGCTCTGGGTTTCACAGCTCTTGGCAAGACGAAGGTCACAGTTTGGTTTGCAGGTACACCGGAGGCCTTGATGGAGGCCGTGGACGATCGACTAGTTCCTGCCTTTGAGAAAGGCAACCCTGATATTGAACTCGCTGTAGAGTACATACCGTGGGGCGAGCTTTCCACGAAACTGACCACCGCCTTTGCTGGCGGCATAGGACCCGACATATTCATGCATGGTCAGGCCGCCATTGCAGGATTTGCGGAAACGGGTGTAATAATGAGCATCGACAGCCTCATCGACAAGCTCGAGGATCCAGAGGATTTTGGGGGTACTCTGAGTGTTGGTCTTTACCGAGGCAAGAACTTTATGGTTCCAGTGTTCGGCTCTGGCAGACTTCTCGCCTACAGGGAAGACTTCTTCGTTGAGAGCGGTCTCGACCCCGATGAACCGCCGTTAACCTGGGAACAGCTAAGAGCCTATGCCGAGGCACTGACGATTTATGAGTCGGGAAGGCTAGTTAGGGCAGGTTTGGACATTCCTGTATCGGGGATTGATCTTCAGCAAGTATGGACAGGCTTCCTCATTGCGAACAACGGCGCTCTCTTCGACAACGACTTCAATCCGACATTCAATGACCAGTCCGGAGTGGAGGCTCTAGAATATTACGTAGACCTGATACGGGAGGCCAAGGTCGCCTCTGAATACGGTCTTACCCCGGTCGGAAATCTTGCGCCGATTGCGGCGGGCACAGCGGCGATCTGTTTCATGAACAACGAATCTCTCGCTGCCATCAAGGAATACAGCCCGGACGTTTACTCCAAGATTCGCCTCTCTTTCCCACCTGCAAGATACGAGAGAGCCGGTTTCTACTCCTTCGCGGGCTTCATAGTTTCGAACAGCACAAAGAATCTGGAAGCAACTGCAAAGGCTCTTACCTTTTTGACATCAAAAGAAGGACTAATAGAAATTAACACAGCTCTTGGCAGTTTGCCACCAAGACAGTCCGGTGTCGAGGCTGAGTACATAGCGAATGATCCAAATTTGATGAAATTTGTAGAAGGCTCGAAATACGCCTACGGAAATCCTAATGTTCCTTTCTGGGTTCAAGCAAGAGATATTATCTCTAAGTATCTCGAACGAGCAATTATGGGAGTCATTACTCCGAAAGACGCGCTAGATGGCGCAGCTGAGGAGATAAGCAAACTTAAGTAA
- a CDS encoding carbohydrate ABC transporter permease — translation MSSAGKLKRRITVTALIFIAPVLVYNFIFKIVPIFVSLFLSLTKFSGFGDARFIGLENYLRIFGDSEFWRAVLVTFQFSIEVLPLNMLISLLLALLVNSALKGMGVFRAIYYLPVITPMVAASMIWIWLYDPQIGILNFLLSLFNIPPVNFLRNPSTALHSIVAMRIWRGAGWNMLIYLAGLQGISRNLYEAAAIDGASSVRRFFRITLPLLRPVHVYVLIVGIISTLQSFTEMYVMTGGGPLQSTTTVGLLIYRAAFDYMDMGYASAMSFVLGIIIMTLSVVSFRSRQQKEA, via the coding sequence GTGAGCAGTGCGGGGAAACTCAAGAGGCGAATAACAGTAACAGCCTTGATCTTCATTGCACCGGTGCTTGTTTACAACTTTATCTTCAAAATAGTCCCGATCTTTGTCTCTCTCTTTCTGAGTCTAACAAAATTCTCGGGTTTTGGAGACGCCAGGTTCATTGGCCTTGAAAATTACCTTCGGATATTTGGTGACTCGGAGTTCTGGAGAGCGGTTCTTGTGACTTTTCAATTCTCAATTGAAGTCCTGCCTCTAAACATGCTGATTTCTCTGCTGCTCGCCTTGCTCGTCAACAGCGCTCTGAAGGGAATGGGAGTTTTCAGGGCAATTTACTACCTCCCGGTTATTACTCCTATGGTTGCGGCAAGTATGATCTGGATCTGGCTCTATGATCCTCAAATCGGCATATTGAATTTCCTTCTCTCACTTTTCAACATACCGCCTGTGAATTTTCTCAGAAATCCAAGCACTGCGCTTCATTCAATTGTTGCTATGAGGATATGGAGAGGAGCAGGCTGGAATATGCTTATCTATCTAGCCGGTCTTCAGGGAATTTCAAGAAATCTCTATGAGGCAGCAGCGATCGATGGAGCCTCGTCAGTTCGAAGATTCTTCAGGATCACTCTTCCTCTGCTAAGACCGGTTCATGTCTATGTACTGATTGTCGGTATTATCAGCACTCTTCAGTCCTTCACGGAGATGTACGTCATGACAGGAGGGGGTCCGCTGCAGTCTACGACAACGGTCGGACTTCTTATTTACAGAGCAGCTTTCGACTACATGGATATGGGCTATGCGAGCGCGATGTCGTTCGTTCTTGGGATAATAATTATGACCCTGTCCGTTGTCAGCTTCCGATCACGTCAGCAGAAGGAGGCTTAA
- a CDS encoding carbohydrate ABC transporter permease translates to MKKNKLRTLLLLSLAAVIFGSPFFWMVISSLKPNAELFAWPPTFIPKTVTLEHYQSALTARGFSNYFLNSAIVSLISMAFNLVFCSLAGYAFARLDFPLKNVLFVVLLSTMMIPVQVTLVPTFLMVKSFPLVGGNDILGRGGTGLLNTYAGLVIPHIMTVFGVFIMRQFYMQFPKELSEAARIDGASELGIFRKIFLPLGRPAMSALAIFTFTQAWDDFLWPLVVTSDRSMRTLQLGLEVFKNRYTADWGPLMAATTVSVLPVIIVFLVFQRYFTDTALSSGIK, encoded by the coding sequence ATGAAGAAAAACAAGCTGAGAACTTTATTACTGCTTTCGCTTGCCGCAGTCATATTCGGGTCGCCTTTCTTCTGGATGGTTATCTCCTCGCTAAAACCGAATGCGGAGCTATTCGCCTGGCCGCCTACATTCATACCAAAGACAGTAACTTTGGAACACTATCAATCGGCACTTACCGCCAGAGGCTTCAGCAACTATTTTCTAAACAGCGCCATAGTATCACTGATTTCGATGGCGTTTAATCTGGTGTTCTGCTCTCTTGCAGGCTATGCCTTTGCCAGACTTGATTTCCCCTTGAAGAACGTCCTATTCGTAGTTCTCTTGAGTACCATGATGATACCCGTTCAGGTGACCCTGGTTCCAACTTTCTTGATGGTGAAATCATTCCCTCTCGTGGGTGGGAATGATATTCTGGGAAGGGGAGGCACCGGTCTTCTCAACACGTACGCTGGTCTCGTTATCCCCCACATAATGACTGTTTTCGGGGTTTTCATTATGAGGCAGTTCTATATGCAGTTTCCAAAGGAGCTTTCAGAGGCTGCCAGAATAGATGGTGCCTCCGAACTCGGAATCTTTAGAAAGATCTTTCTTCCACTGGGAAGGCCTGCGATGTCTGCCCTTGCAATTTTCACATTCACTCAAGCTTGGGATGATTTTCTCTGGCCCCTTGTGGTTACAAGCGACAGATCTATGAGGACTCTGCAGCTTGGGCTGGAAGTGTTCAAGAACAGGTACACTGCTGATTGGGGCCCTCTGATGGCCGCGACGACGGTTTCAGTTCTACCCGTCATTATTGTTTTTCTCGTTTTTCAAAGATACTTCACAGATACCGCTTTGAGCTCCGGAATCAAATAG
- a CDS encoding FAD-dependent oxidoreductase: protein MDLVYDVVVVGGGVAGVSAAIAASRIGARVLLLEKDMSFGGVLTTALVNPMMTFHSPARQVIGGIGQEMIDRLVSVQGSYGHIDDPIGFVKSITPFDPEKMKSSLIELLVEEGVDFLFNSLVASVSREGDSISTITTESTGEKNRVNAEVFIDSTGGGNLSIRAGAYYNIGDGSPSSCQPMTLVMRIGGVNREEIVSYVNGNRDDFVIDEHTDLSYLGIAGFFSFMNRIDDYGISFKRDRLLFFEIPYHPGQIFMNTTRYPGYANTSKELTKAQSNGNIDVWRFMNFLKKEIPGFENSFLIQTGCHIGVRETTHIVGDYVLKTNDLIDRKPFDDSIAVGSYPIDIHLPSSAELKTISIPYPGEYHIPMRSLIPKGLENVILAGRAISADHTAFSAVRTSPLATATGMAAGITAALAVKHRRLVRDVNIDLIQSEIVEMGGIL from the coding sequence ATGGATTTAGTTTACGATGTTGTAGTTGTTGGCGGTGGCGTGGCTGGTGTATCGGCAGCCATTGCAGCCTCCAGAATTGGAGCTAGAGTGCTCCTTCTGGAGAAAGACATGTCATTTGGAGGGGTACTGACTACCGCTTTGGTAAATCCGATGATGACCTTTCATTCACCTGCGAGACAGGTGATTGGTGGAATAGGTCAAGAGATGATCGATAGGCTCGTTTCAGTACAAGGAAGTTATGGTCACATAGATGATCCCATAGGTTTTGTGAAGTCGATCACACCATTCGATCCCGAGAAAATGAAATCATCACTAATTGAACTGCTTGTAGAGGAAGGTGTAGACTTTCTGTTCAACTCACTTGTCGCAAGTGTATCAAGAGAGGGGGACTCTATTTCAACAATAACAACTGAAAGCACTGGCGAGAAGAACAGAGTTAATGCAGAGGTTTTCATCGATTCAACGGGTGGGGGAAATCTTTCTATTCGTGCAGGAGCTTATTACAACATTGGAGACGGTAGCCCTTCCAGCTGCCAGCCAATGACACTGGTGATGAGAATTGGAGGCGTTAATCGAGAAGAGATTGTTTCTTATGTCAATGGAAACAGAGATGATTTTGTTATAGATGAGCATACCGACCTGAGCTATTTGGGAATTGCCGGTTTCTTCAGCTTCATGAATAGAATTGACGATTATGGAATATCCTTCAAAAGAGACAGGCTTCTGTTCTTCGAGATCCCCTATCATCCCGGTCAGATATTTATGAACACAACGAGATATCCTGGTTATGCAAACACGAGCAAAGAGCTTACTAAGGCTCAAAGCAATGGAAACATAGATGTTTGGAGATTCATGAATTTTCTTAAGAAAGAGATTCCTGGATTTGAAAACTCATTCCTGATTCAAACAGGCTGTCACATTGGAGTTAGAGAGACTACTCACATCGTTGGGGATTACGTTCTGAAAACGAATGACTTGATCGATAGAAAACCTTTTGATGACAGTATCGCCGTTGGATCATATCCGATCGATATTCATTTGCCCAGTTCGGCAGAGTTGAAGACGATCTCAATTCCTTACCCCGGCGAATACCATATTCCAATGCGTTCGCTAATCCCAAAGGGCTTAGAAAATGTCATTCTTGCCGGGAGAGCAATCAGTGCAGATCATACGGCCTTTTCCGCAGTCAGAACCAGCCCTCTTGCAACCGCAACCGGCATGGCTGCAGGTATTACTGCAGCACTCGCTGTGAAACACAGAAGACTTGTCAGAGATGTGAACATCGACCTGATACAGAGCGAGATCGTTGAGATGGGAGGGATCCTTTGA
- a CDS encoding DUF4127 family protein — translation MKTVVVPMDDRPPNYQLVSKIADLNCLEIELPDKNLLGRYLRPGNCEELARWMLSREADRFIVSVDMLSYGGLIASREDEISARTAIDRLSSVRELRRRFPNAEIFLSSIVRRASVSVSSAGSKELWTMLNNYLWLSGNERIKEAEAVEEELPRGFVGRYRELRLRNHEVNKECLKLVKAGCADLLVLAQEDTFQHGPQERELAILEDMAKDHVIDDRVFIHNGADEVIQEMLSYRRDQEYPVEVIYDSPETREKIMDFEDREFGKNVESHMKLLGMRQSSGSSTGILVAGTKIDDSIEALKNLSKRKQRVFILDVFCANGSNPSFVDTYLGLDLKNIWGYSAWNTASNSLGTLLSLAATSSSCEVEKKVFAEFYISRLLDDHLYQGVLRNTLERMVDESGGDIYKVSKSKGLFEDFRDNLFMPKAEEFLDRFIRGRKLDIFDFSSSENRISIEKFILPWDRTFECEIEVVIR, via the coding sequence TTGAAAACAGTAGTTGTTCCAATGGATGATAGACCCCCAAACTACCAACTGGTTTCCAAGATAGCAGATCTGAATTGTCTGGAGATCGAATTGCCCGATAAGAACCTGCTCGGAAGATATTTGAGGCCGGGAAATTGCGAGGAACTGGCCCGATGGATGCTTTCAAGAGAGGCGGACAGATTCATAGTCTCCGTCGATATGCTTTCTTATGGCGGTCTAATAGCCTCAAGAGAAGATGAAATCAGTGCGAGAACAGCTATCGACAGACTTAGCTCGGTGAGAGAACTGAGGAGAAGATTCCCAAATGCCGAAATTTTCCTTTCATCAATTGTCAGAAGAGCATCTGTCTCCGTTTCATCGGCCGGCTCGAAGGAACTTTGGACGATGCTCAACAACTATCTATGGCTCTCAGGCAATGAAAGAATCAAAGAAGCCGAGGCCGTAGAAGAGGAACTACCCAGAGGATTTGTCGGCAGATATCGTGAACTCCGCTTGAGAAATCACGAGGTAAATAAGGAATGTCTGAAGCTTGTTAAAGCAGGTTGTGCAGATCTTCTAGTATTAGCTCAAGAAGACACTTTTCAGCATGGCCCTCAGGAGAGAGAACTGGCTATTCTTGAAGATATGGCGAAAGACCATGTCATAGACGACCGCGTGTTCATACATAACGGCGCAGATGAAGTGATTCAGGAGATGCTTTCTTACAGACGAGACCAAGAGTACCCCGTCGAAGTCATTTATGACTCACCAGAAACAAGAGAAAAAATCATGGATTTCGAGGACAGAGAGTTTGGGAAGAACGTAGAATCTCATATGAAGCTTCTTGGGATGCGGCAGTCTTCCGGTTCTTCAACCGGGATTCTGGTTGCTGGCACAAAAATAGACGATTCGATTGAAGCTCTCAAAAACCTAAGTAAGCGGAAGCAGAGGGTCTTCATACTAGACGTTTTCTGTGCGAACGGTTCTAATCCTTCCTTTGTTGATACTTACCTGGGTTTGGATCTGAAGAACATCTGGGGATACTCTGCCTGGAATACAGCTTCAAACAGTCTGGGAACTCTTCTTTCTCTGGCCGCCACTTCCAGCTCTTGTGAAGTGGAAAAGAAGGTTTTTGCCGAGTTTTACATCTCTCGGCTTCTTGACGACCATCTTTACCAGGGTGTTCTCAGAAACACTCTGGAGAGAATGGTCGATGAATCCGGTGGCGACATATACAAAGTCAGCAAATCCAAGGGACTCTTTGAAGACTTCAGAGACAATCTCTTTATGCCTAAAGCAGAAGAGTTCCTTGATAGATTCATTCGTGGGAGGAAACTTGACATTTTCGATTTCTCCTCTTCAGAGAATCGAATATCGATTGAGAAATTCATCCTCCCGTGGGACAGAACTTTTGAATGCGAAATAGAAGTTGTGATTCGCTGA
- a CDS encoding Gfo/Idh/MocA family protein, whose translation MKKKVAIVGAGVWGRTHAFLYKEHPEVELVGICDQNVERAEKFADEFSIPRVFPDHRTMLNGLDFDAVSIVTPDFAHGEIVVDCANARKDILIEKPIATTREDLIRISEAVSENNVRIMTDLHNRWSPPFAIAKQMLDDGELGSPVSAYFRLNDVLWVATDMLPWSSKSSILWFLGSHSVDTLRWFFGEEIETVYSVSSSGVLKNLGLDTTDIYQTILTFRNGCIASMENSWITPNTNPCVNDIKFNFTGSKGMVNLDLSNNQMIECFTQNESKHPDVLVNHFVHGKAKGFAYESIRHFIDCLVTGEEFLIKLDDAINTSLVVLSILESAEKRIPVKVEYFNSD comes from the coding sequence GTGAAAAAGAAAGTGGCAATTGTAGGAGCAGGTGTTTGGGGAAGAACTCATGCATTTCTATATAAGGAACATCCAGAGGTTGAACTGGTGGGCATTTGCGATCAGAACGTAGAGAGAGCCGAAAAGTTCGCTGATGAATTCAGCATCCCACGAGTCTTTCCAGACCATAGAACAATGCTGAATGGGCTTGACTTTGACGCAGTATCGATTGTCACTCCGGATTTCGCTCATGGTGAGATTGTGGTAGACTGCGCAAATGCTAGAAAGGATATCCTCATCGAGAAACCAATTGCAACAACAAGAGAGGACCTCATCAGGATATCTGAGGCGGTGAGCGAGAACAACGTAAGGATAATGACCGATCTCCACAATCGATGGAGCCCTCCCTTTGCAATCGCCAAGCAGATGCTTGATGATGGTGAGCTCGGCAGCCCTGTCAGCGCCTATTTCAGGTTGAATGACGTTCTTTGGGTCGCAACAGATATGCTCCCATGGTCGAGCAAATCATCTATTCTATGGTTTTTGGGTAGCCATTCGGTAGATACATTAAGATGGTTTTTCGGCGAGGAAATCGAAACTGTTTACTCTGTCAGTTCTTCAGGTGTCCTTAAAAATCTGGGGCTTGATACAACCGACATATATCAGACAATTCTGACCTTCAGAAACGGTTGTATAGCGTCGATGGAGAACAGCTGGATAACGCCCAACACAAATCCTTGCGTAAACGACATAAAATTCAACTTCACGGGCAGTAAAGGAATGGTGAACCTTGATCTAAGCAACAACCAGATGATTGAGTGCTTCACTCAGAACGAGAGCAAGCATCCTGATGTGCTGGTAAACCATTTTGTCCACGGCAAGGCGAAAGGCTTTGCATATGAGAGTATTCGACATTTCATCGATTGTCTGGTGACTGGAGAAGAGTTCCTCATAAAGCTGGATGACGCCATCAACACCTCGCTTGTCGTTCTTTCGATTCTCGAGTCTGCCGAGAAGCGTATTCCAGTCAAGGTTGAATACTTCAATTCAGACTGA
- a CDS encoding GNAT family N-acetyltransferase: MEIRRIDSSYKDRIIEIFLMSFEYFEPEESEFFFSDPSLWEYVWGAFDEEKLVAAYISYKYLAKIRTKPFECRYVEAVATLPEYRRRGITKAILLRDIQETLKSGVNIIMLDPFKHDFYVRLGFGLGFESLELTFDFSLLSDELEDDNLKLVSGKLLNNEEMKTLIEEARKVLWETSRYTEALEIAACSQEIFHKKELFGVVAIDDKGSPHGMMVYSKKERKMLIESFSFLDLAGLFALKRFILNHRDQIATFEMRRMPPDFPIELFFHSRWQAGKELKMIDASSRMVRILHPLPVISKLMDRSVRGNVVLKVKDELLSQNNCKILVGNGKAEITEATEDFQIAISDLVPLLTGRLSATRLWRLGKLQASSWENIPWGISEVPEKVSILESIFPEIITHNAL, translated from the coding sequence ATGGAGATAAGGAGAATCGACAGCTCATACAAGGATAGGATAATCGAGATCTTCCTGATGTCATTCGAATACTTCGAACCGGAAGAGAGCGAGTTCTTCTTCTCAGATCCTTCCCTATGGGAGTATGTCTGGGGTGCATTCGACGAAGAGAAGTTGGTTGCTGCATACATAAGCTACAAGTATCTCGCGAAAATCCGCACCAAACCTTTTGAATGCAGGTACGTCGAGGCGGTTGCCACACTGCCCGAATATCGCAGAAGGGGTATAACAAAAGCAATCCTCTTGAGGGATATACAGGAGACTCTGAAAAGCGGAGTAAATATTATTATGCTCGATCCTTTCAAGCATGACTTCTACGTAAGGCTGGGGTTCGGGCTTGGCTTCGAGAGCCTTGAACTAACCTTCGATTTCTCTCTTCTTTCAGATGAACTGGAAGACGACAATCTCAAACTAGTTTCCGGTAAGCTACTAAACAATGAAGAGATGAAAACGTTGATTGAAGAGGCCCGGAAAGTCCTTTGGGAAACCTCTCGCTACACCGAGGCGCTGGAAATTGCCGCTTGCAGTCAGGAGATATTCCACAAGAAGGAGCTGTTTGGAGTCGTAGCCATCGACGACAAAGGCTCACCTCACGGAATGATGGTCTACAGTAAGAAGGAGAGAAAGATGCTTATAGAGAGCTTCTCCTTCCTCGATCTTGCAGGATTATTCGCGCTGAAGAGATTCATACTAAATCATAGGGATCAGATTGCAACTTTCGAAATGAGGAGAATGCCGCCAGATTTTCCAATAGAACTCTTCTTCCATTCGAGATGGCAGGCTGGAAAAGAGCTCAAGATGATAGATGCCTCATCAAGAATGGTAAGAATCCTTCATCCGCTTCCAGTCATTTCGAAGCTCATGGATAGGTCCGTTCGCGGAAACGTTGTTTTGAAGGTAAAAGACGAACTACTCTCCCAGAATAACTGTAAAATCCTGGTAGGAAACGGAAAAGCAGAGATAACTGAAGCAACAGAGGATTTCCAGATAGCGATTTCGGACCTCGTTCCGCTTTTGACAGGGAGGCTTTCGGCCACCAGGCTTTGGAGACTTGGAAAGCTTCAGGCAAGCTCGTGGGAGAACATCCCCTGGGGAATCTCTGAAGTTCCGGAGAAGGTTAGCATTCTCGAATCGATCTTCCCCGAAATCATAACGCATAACGCTTTGTAA
- a CDS encoding GrpB family protein, which yields MRGKPVIVEEYSAAWPRLFKEEAERISSSLNELQKTIEHIGSTAVPGLQAKPVIDIMIGVSSLEQADSCVPSIERTGYLYSPEHEDSMPERRYLERSGSEIYYHVHMVVFGSKFWKEHIFFRNYLRENPEAVQQYAELKKELAEEFRDNREAYTKGKAEFIQEILKRQKD from the coding sequence ATGAGAGGAAAGCCGGTAATAGTAGAAGAATACAGTGCTGCTTGGCCTAGATTGTTCAAGGAGGAAGCCGAGCGGATTTCTTCCTCACTAAATGAGCTACAGAAGACGATAGAACATATAGGAAGCACGGCCGTCCCGGGGCTTCAGGCAAAACCGGTAATCGACATTATGATTGGCGTATCATCTCTTGAACAAGCCGACTCCTGCGTGCCATCCATTGAAAGAACGGGCTATCTTTACAGCCCCGAGCACGAGGATTCAATGCCAGAAAGAAGATACCTTGAAAGATCCGGCAGTGAAATTTACTACCACGTACACATGGTCGTTTTTGGAAGCAAGTTTTGGAAAGAGCACATCTTTTTCAGGAACTATTTGCGCGAAAACCCAGAGGCCGTACAACAATACGCTGAGCTCAAGAAGGAGCTCGCCGAAGAATTCAGAGACAACAGAGAAGCTTATACAAAAGGCAAGGCTGAGTTCATCCAGGAGATACTGAAACGGCAGAAAGATTGA